In Acomys russatus chromosome 9, mAcoRus1.1, whole genome shotgun sequence, the following are encoded in one genomic region:
- the Jcad gene encoding junctional cadherin 5-associated protein, translated as MYSVEDLLISHGYKPARDVPAPHEDRSEGCRSTRTRTRAGQGLSNGYEDGPTAHAHSRKPLRTGHTSNSESRSSKPRGHGERQSTSASRIPEAGFLNQPSSAWSSQAQTGSEHAYWSRGRQEGSGLLGPRDREDLKVRGMAQAHSVPIRVRESPWEVAGRTEHVIKKAFWEEGLRMAAPVKWQNVSMESWKQPRKLGRQVSDGGGEKRFQALYQFVDGEHVLTSQNKKKSQSLPRVLSPESLSFTEIPVPIHDGHLTGVPKVPPYPPSCPPTLEPTRNLEKASSSGPFPRPKFGKPLKTACYSSHPQPRGEDGFPGHQHRDPRGSHPTRSKDPRHELGTLDTGLEPPVYVPPPSYRSPPQQIPNPYLEDPMPRHVSSSQSQHQQLPEKAEASCLLPPGSLAARNPYDAMPGSPPPGPPPHPYPVPAHGGSIQYIPFDDPRIRHIKLAQPPEFYEEAKLDDRTCNPGLVAAQETALGKRQYTDGLSAPPTPVNERGSAFVLSSPRWLRGQLPKDTEHGAFPGYTEPHVMRGLATDVREGKAESHTPSPELQGEGACKTYTKLRQFETGTQSKNRSKKRNNATIFCLVSVPVKSESLLPDTDRNNNDLKLGADKAGGLCRGPALEEQSLLSMSSTDLELQALMGSMAWRRTSPRQGLGELEDDQTDDLRILHLTKHRELQASGSWPGHQYRDQQTQTSFPEDSTSSQLLPATKPGEPSNAALTPTCPEPTASEGHLHTALAPSDPNQKAGVPHLRGQMSLSPSQNSAFSRTSSATNQAAMPKGASGHPPSASPVPKPEVVKGEPTAGQCNSTQLFGQFLLKPVSRRPWDLISQLESFNKELQEEEESHGDSSRDSNAESEAEEPQDCADSRAKTWRLQEARQEAEQRPAALVLEETGSQDGRPSESEDWSEEAEPGHPCAHPQSLRQSREEDSRGVPFQWAGGRLSAEQQSQEVLNGMCELDISISPLSRTPSDRKAATLFYLAEPRGSQELTSVSDALESVQLGRETPPKVDSGEVLLPLADKYRGLSTPDLRSLGLTRGQEQSAYKSEPLGLESAMEVPLPCETLQARAERILGIEVAVESLLPGARRGGQSPLPEPDTSACSPDSPREDALPSSAPSGVPAVTTDAFYGRRKCGWTESPLFVGERAPQASTCSAVDRFSASQTTSAESEQKDEESKPPFKSTLFHLMEKTTSVLGSEKRLRGPSKVIESLQEKLASPPKKADSVRLIRMREVNSLSRMRTLSSKSADSVDEPDQLKATMSRAWLSGDLMSLSGEDQAWQAGHLSSISQEENGHPEVSREKMAEQDLCCADSYDPSRVERV; from the exons ATGTACAGTGTGGAAGATCTCCTGATTTCTCATGGGTACAAACCAGCCCGAGatgtcccagcaccacatgaagaCAGATCAGAGGGGTGCCGGTCAACCAGGACAAGAACCCGAGCTGGCCAAGGTCTATCGAATGGGTACGAGGATGGTCCTACAGCTCATGCCCACAGTAGGAAGCCCCTGAGGACAGGACACACGAGCAACTCTGAGAGCCGCAGCAGCAAGCCAAGAGGCCACGGGGAGCGCCAAAGCACTTCTGCTTCTAGAATTCCTGAGGCAGG GTTTTTAAATCAACCCTCCTCAGCATGGTCCTCTCAGGCCCAGACCGGTAGCGAACACGCCTACtggagcagaggaaggcaggagggcagTGGCTTGCTGGGTCCCAGGGACCGGGAAGACCTGAAGGTCAGAGGAATGGCTCAGGCACACAGTGTACCCATCCGTGTGAGAGAGAGCCCCTGGGAAGTTGCAGGAAGGACAGAGCATGTGATAAAGAAGGCTTTTTGGGAAGAAGGCCTGCGGATGGCAGCTCCGGTTAAGTGGCAGAACGTGAGCATGGAAAGCTGGAAGCAGCCGAGGAAGTTAGGGAGACAGGTGTCTGATGGTGGTGGAGAGAAAAGGTTCCAGGCTCTGTACCAGTTTGTTGATGGGGAGCACGTGCTGACAtctcagaacaaaaagaaatcccAGTCACTGCCTCGCGTCCTCTCTCCTGAAAGCCTGAGTTTCACAGAAATTCCTGTTCCGATACATGATGGGCACTTAACAGGTGTCCCAAAAGTGCCACCGTACCCTCCCAGCTGCCCACCGACTTTGGAACCCACAAGGAACCTTGAGAAGGCTAGTTCCTCAGGCCCTTTTCCCCGGCCAAAGTTTGGGAAACCCCTTAAGACTGCATGTTACAGCTCTCACCCACAGCCTAGGGGAGAAGACGGCTTTCCGGGCCACCAGCACAGGGACCCACGTGGCTCCCACCCAACAAGAAGTAAGGATCCCAGACATGAGCTGGGTACACTGGATACTGGCTTGGAGCCCCCAGTGTATGTGCCTCCTCCTTCATACAGGTCACCCCCCCAGCAAATTCCAAACCCCTACCTTGAAGATCCCATGCCCAGGCATGTGAGCAGCAGCCAGAGTCAACATCAGCAGCTGCCTGAGAAAGCTGAGGCTAGctgtctgcttcctcctggcTCCCTTGCAGCTAGGAATCCCTATGACGCAATGCCtggctctccccctccaggtccTCCACCACACCCGTATCCTGTGCCTGCCCATGGAGGTTCCATTCAGTACATTCCGTTTGATGATCCTCGGATCCGGCATATCAAACTAGCTCAGCCCCCAGAGTTCTATGAAGAGGCAAAGCTTGATGACAGAACCTGTAACCCCGGTCTCGTCGCTGCCCAGGAAACAGCTCTTGGGAAAAGGCAGTACACTGATGGCCTTTCTGCACCCCCAACGCCAGTCAACGAGCGGGGTTCAGCCTTTGTCCTTTCCAGTCCCCGGTGGCTGCGGGGCCAGCTCCCCAAAGACACTGAACACGGAGCCTTCCCTGGCTACACAGAGCCTCATGTCATGAGAGGATTAGCAACTGATGTGAGAGAGGGCAAGGCAGAGAGCCACACCCCTTCCCCAGAGCTGCAGGGTGAGGGTGCCTGCAAAACCTACACTAAGCTCAGACAGTTTGAAACAGGGACTCAGAGCAAGAACAGGTCAAAGAAGAGGAACAATGCAACcatattttgtttggtttctgtccCAGTTAAATCTGAGTCGCTTCTGCCAGATACAGACAGGAACAACAATGACTTGAAGCTGGGGGCTGATAAGGCGGGCGGGCTGTGTCGGGGCCCAGCCCTGGAGGAGCAAAGCCTGCTGAGTATGTCTTCCACCGACCTAGAGCTGCAAGCCCTCATGGGAAGCATGGCTTGGAGAAGAACGTCCCCAAGGCAAGGTCTGGGGGAGCTAGAAGATGACCAAACTGATGACCTCAGAATTCTCCACCTCACCAAACACAGGGAGCTCCAAGCATCTGGCTCATGGCCAGGCCACCAGTACAGAGATCAGCAGACCCAAACCAGTTTCCCTGAAGACTCCACaagctcccagctcctcccagccacAAAGCCAGGAGAGCCCAGCAATGCAGCACTGACCCCAACATGCCCAGAACCCACTGCCTCTGAAGGACACCTACATACTGCCTTAGCACCCAGTGACCCAAACCAGAAGGCCGGTGTGCCACACCTGCGAGGGCAAATGTCCCTCAGCCCATCTCAAAACAGTGCTTTCTCAAGGACTTCCTCGGCCACAAACCAGGCAGCTATGCCCAAAGGGGCCTCTGGCCATCCCCCTAGTGCTAGCCCTGTACCCAAGCCAGAGGTGGTGAAAGGGGAGCCCACAGCAGGCCAGTGCAACAGCACACAACTCTTCGGTCAGTTTCTCTTGAAACCAGTTAGCCGGCGGCCCTGGGATCTGATAAGTCAATTAGAAAGCTTTAACAAGGAgcttcaggaggaggaagaaagccatGGTGATAGCAGTAGGGATAGTAATGCAGAGAGCGAGGCAGAAGAGCCACAGGACTGTGCTGACTCCAGAGCCAAGACCTGGAGGctccaggaagccaggcaggaggcagagcagcgGCCTGCAGCGCTGGTGCTAGAGGAGACAGGGTCCCAGGATGGAAGACCCAGTGAGTCGGAGGACTGGAGTGAGGAAGCAGAACCTGGTCACCCATGTGCCCATCCTCAGTCCCTGCGCCAGTCGCGGGAGGAAGACAGCAGAGGTGTTCCCTTCCAGTGGGCAGGTGGACGTCTGAGTGCAGAGCAGCAAAGCCAGGAGGTTCTGAATGGGATGTGTGAGCTAGATATTAGCATAAGTCCTCTGAGCAGGACTCCCAGTGACAGGAAAGCAGCCACTTTGTTCTATCTGGCAGAACCAAGAGGAAGTCAAGAACTCACCAGTGTCAGTGATGCATTAGAGTCCGTGCAGCTGGGCAGAGAGACCCCTCCAAAGGTGGATAGTGGTGAGGTCCTATTGCCCCTTGCTGACAAATATCGAGGCCTCTCAACCCCAGACTTGCGGTCTTTGGGCCTCACACGGGGACAAGAGCAGAGTGCCTATAAATCAGAGCCCCTGGGTTTAGAAAGTGCCATGGAAGTGCCACTTCCATGTGAGACTCTCCAGGCAAGGGCAGAGAGGATCCTGGGCATTGAGGTGGCCGTGGAGTCCCTTCTGCCAGGTgccaggagaggagggcagagcccACTCCCTGAGCCTGATACAAGTGCCTGCAGCCCAGACTCACCCAGGGAGGATGCGTTACCCAGCTCAGCACCATCAGGGGTCCCCGCAGTGACCACTGATGCCTTTTATGGCAGGAGAAAGTGCGGCTGGACTGAGAGTCCCCTCTTTGTAGGAGAAAGGGCCCCCCAGGCTTCTACATGCTCAGCTGTGGATAGATTCTCTGCAAGCCAGACCACCAGTGCCGAGTCTGAGCAGAAGGACGAGGAGTCAAAACCACCCTTCAAGTCCACTCTGTTCCATCTCATGGAGAAGACCACAAGTGTGCTGGGCTCTGAAAAGAGGCTCAGAGGCCCTTCCAAAGTGATTGAGAGCTTACAGGAAAAACTGGCATCACCCCCAAAGAAGGCAGACTCGGTTCGCTTGATAAGAATGAGGGAGGTAAACTCCTTGTCTCGGATGAGGACTCTTAGCTCCAAGAGCGCAGACTCTGTGGACGAGCCCGACCAACTAAAGGCCACCATGAGTCGGGCCTGGCTGTCAGGAGACCTTATGTCCCTGAGTGGTGAGGACCAGGCCTGGCAAGCAGGGCATCTGTCCTCCATCTCTCAAGAAGAAAATGGGCACCCTGAAGTGTCAAGGGAGAAGATGGCAGAGCAGGACTTGTGCTGTGCAG ATTCATATGACCCCAGCCGAGTGGAGAGGGTGTGA